The following coding sequences lie in one Pontibacter sp. G13 genomic window:
- a CDS encoding APC family permease, whose protein sequence is MAHPSKKLGELASTAICGNDISSSVLYVSALAIGFAGQYAWITLLIVAVVLFLFRRIYSEVVGAIPLNGGAYNALLNTTSKSVASFAATLTILSYMATAVISANEAMHYLHHLVPQLPIIIATMVLLGIFAALTIGGITESAIVAIIIFIFHLTSLVVLSGAIGWYLFKVGLAQFWENMALPAPEGGIGMAIFFGFAASMLGVSGFESSANFVEEQKHGVFPKTLRNMWAIVSVINPLMAVLALALFAIPVLQSPEYQNTLLIEMGEEVGGDWLAGWIALDAVLVLSGAVLTSFVGVSGLLERMALDRILPKYFLHKNRLGSSYRIILIFLALCVSVLLITEGNVQLLAGVYTISFLSVMALFGIGNILLKVRRKNLPRPTRAPWGSVFLAIGAVLVALSGNLLMEPKPGLPSNITVFLEYFIPFIIFIGIMLNRVLLLKLLLGAIKSLFKPVEKFVNSLNSGINNSIDRINSQEFVFFSRGENIATLNQVMIYIRGNEHTKQIKIVTVLPEGLKLPEKFCQEIDFLDREYPEIKINLVLEHGEFTPEKIRELSDRWNIPINFMFIGSPTDKFPYKIEELGGVRLII, encoded by the coding sequence TCCTGATAGTGGCGGTGGTCCTTTTTCTATTTCGCAGAATCTATTCCGAGGTGGTGGGCGCTATCCCCCTCAATGGAGGCGCCTACAATGCCCTCCTGAATACCACCAGCAAATCCGTCGCCTCATTCGCAGCGACCTTGACGATCCTGTCCTACATGGCCACAGCCGTCATTTCTGCGAATGAGGCTATGCACTACCTTCATCATCTGGTCCCTCAGCTTCCCATCATCATTGCGACGATGGTATTGCTTGGGATATTCGCGGCGCTTACCATTGGCGGAATTACCGAATCTGCCATCGTAGCCATCATCATCTTCATTTTCCACCTGACTTCCTTGGTGGTGTTGAGTGGCGCTATTGGTTGGTATCTATTCAAAGTGGGACTCGCTCAATTTTGGGAAAACATGGCCCTGCCAGCGCCAGAAGGAGGGATTGGCATGGCCATCTTCTTTGGGTTTGCGGCCTCGATGCTGGGCGTTTCTGGCTTCGAAAGCTCCGCCAATTTCGTCGAGGAGCAAAAGCATGGGGTATTCCCCAAGACCCTCCGAAATATGTGGGCCATCGTCTCCGTCATCAATCCACTGATGGCTGTGTTGGCATTGGCCCTTTTCGCGATTCCCGTGCTTCAATCCCCTGAATATCAAAACACCCTCCTTATCGAAATGGGTGAGGAAGTAGGCGGGGATTGGCTCGCTGGCTGGATTGCCTTAGATGCGGTGCTGGTGCTGAGCGGTGCCGTACTGACGAGCTTCGTGGGAGTTTCGGGCCTATTGGAACGAATGGCGCTAGACCGAATTCTACCCAAATACTTCCTCCACAAAAACCGGCTCGGGAGTAGCTATCGGATCATCCTGATATTCCTTGCCCTGTGTGTTTCTGTCCTTCTGATCACGGAGGGAAATGTGCAATTACTCGCAGGGGTCTACACGATCTCATTCCTCTCGGTCATGGCGCTCTTTGGGATCGGAAATATTCTCCTCAAAGTCAGGAGGAAAAATCTCCCCCGCCCTACCCGTGCGCCTTGGGGATCGGTATTTTTGGCAATTGGAGCTGTATTGGTGGCGCTTTCGGGGAATTTGCTCATGGAGCCCAAACCCGGCCTTCCGAGCAATATCACGGTCTTCCTCGAATACTTCATCCCATTCATCATCTTCATCGGGATCATGCTCAATCGGGTACTGCTCCTCAAACTTCTGCTAGGTGCCATCAAATCTCTGTTCAAACCTGTGGAGAAGTTCGTCAATTCGCTCAACTCGGGGATCAACAACTCCATTGATCGGATCAATTCGCAGGAATTCGTATTCTTTTCACGTGGGGAAAATATCGCTACGTTGAATCAGGTCATGATTTATATCCGTGGCAATGAGCACACCAAGCAGATCAAGATCGTCACGGTCCTTCCCGAAGGTCTAAAGCTGCCTGAAAAATTCTGTCAAGAGATCGATTTCCTCGATCGGGAGTACCCCGAAATCAAAATCAATCTCGTGCTGGAACATGGAGAATTCACGCCGGAGAAGATTAGGGAACTGTCCGATCGCTGGAATATTCCCATCAACTTCATGTTCATCGGCTCGCCCACGGACAAATTTCCCTACAAAATCGAGGAATTGGGCGGTGTTCGGCTGATCATCTGA
- the pdeM gene encoding ligase-associated DNA damage response endonuclease PdeM has product MNHSLNLLGQHLILSPQKAAYWQEESMLLIADVHFGKISHFRKHGHALPQEAMWENVRLLDELMHRFEPQTVCFLGDLFHSDYNSEWKLFAQWCGRQMAQMVLIEGNHDIMHPDVYAKIGMEVRDAWEIGPFRLTHHPEETVDHLNLCGHIHPAVRLTGLGRQALTLPCFFLSKRQMVMPAFGTFTGLHLMQPAEGDRAFVVADGQIAEIVA; this is encoded by the coding sequence ATGAACCATTCCCTGAATCTACTCGGTCAACATTTGATCCTCAGTCCTCAGAAGGCTGCGTATTGGCAGGAAGAATCCATGCTGCTCATCGCCGATGTCCATTTTGGCAAAATCTCCCATTTCCGCAAACACGGACATGCCTTGCCCCAAGAAGCCATGTGGGAGAATGTACGGCTATTGGATGAATTGATGCATCGCTTCGAACCGCAGACTGTGTGCTTTCTGGGGGATCTTTTTCACAGCGACTACAACTCCGAATGGAAGCTTTTCGCGCAATGGTGTGGGCGGCAGATGGCCCAGATGGTCCTGATCGAGGGCAATCACGACATCATGCATCCCGATGTGTACGCGAAGATCGGGATGGAAGTCCGAGACGCTTGGGAAATCGGACCTTTTCGCCTCACCCATCATCCCGAGGAGACGGTGGATCATCTCAACCTTTGTGGCCACATTCATCCCGCGGTGAGATTGACCGGGCTAGGCAGACAGGCACTCACGCTGCCTTGTTTTTTCCTGAGTAAGCGACAGATGGTCATGCCCGCATTTGGGACCTTCACGGGATTGCATCTCATGCAGCCCGCGGAAGGCGATCGGGCCTTTGTCGTGGCAGATGGACAGATCGCGGAAATCGTGGCTTAA
- a CDS encoding ligase-associated DNA damage response DEXH box helicase: MNRNQALLHAKQWFKERKWRPFPFQLETWEAFLDGKNGMLNAPTGSGKTYGLWVPIVLDYLIRYPDHAHNPPKGLKAIWITPLRSLSEEIRQATQRFAAEMGTHIRVETRTGDTSSAQRAKQKRNMPDLLITTPESLHLLLASKGYARVFRDVTAVVIDEWHELLGSKRGVQVELALSRLKTVSPHLRIWGISATIGNLDQAMDVLLGPESAARQHAVMVRSNIEKRIKVHSIIPDEMETFPWRGHLGIHLLEEVVEIIRNSRSTLLFTNTRAQCEIWFQKILDAHPEFAGTLAMHHGSIEKEMRLWVEDAIRNDQLKAVVCTSSLDLGVDFAPVETIIQIGGPKGVARFLQRAGRSGHAPGRESVIHFLPTHAIELIEASALRKAAKIQAVEDRVPYLQSMDVLIQYLVTLSVSDGFFPEEIWPEVKSTFCFQSINKAQWFWVLDFITRGSQSLQAYDEFRKVEIEEDGRYKVHQRGIAARHRMQIGTIVGDGALTVKYLKGGRIGTIEEWFISKLSPGDVFTFAGKNLELHSIKHMQVLVKRSKSKKAKVATWMGGRMTFSAQMSEMLRQELYEFHGDSPSRELLALHHIFERQMQESIVPGPDQLLIETFKTRDGYHTLIYPFEGRFVHEAMASLLAYRVSLLMPITFSLAYNDYGFDLLSDKPWDIQQLLDNELFTPQHLNEDLNHSLNATEMAKRKFRDIAVISGLVFSGYPHERKQGKHLQSSSQLLFKVFRDYEPDNLLFQQAFTETFEHQLEEGRLQLALDRIMSQEIVWKDCRKPTPFSFPIITDRLREKLSSEKLADRIKRMTLSLGS, from the coding sequence ATGAACCGAAACCAAGCCCTCCTACATGCCAAACAATGGTTCAAGGAACGCAAATGGCGACCTTTTCCCTTTCAGCTTGAAACCTGGGAAGCCTTCCTCGATGGAAAAAACGGAATGCTCAATGCGCCCACAGGAAGCGGAAAAACCTATGGACTTTGGGTCCCTATCGTGCTGGATTATCTGATTCGGTACCCGGATCATGCACACAATCCCCCCAAAGGTCTCAAAGCCATCTGGATTACGCCATTGCGATCCCTCTCAGAGGAAATCCGCCAGGCTACGCAGCGATTCGCAGCGGAAATGGGCACACACATCCGCGTGGAAACCCGGACAGGCGATACATCGAGTGCGCAACGGGCCAAGCAAAAACGCAATATGCCCGACCTCCTCATCACCACGCCCGAGAGCCTTCATCTGTTGCTGGCCTCCAAAGGATATGCGCGAGTGTTTCGGGATGTGACTGCTGTGGTCATCGATGAATGGCACGAATTGTTGGGGTCCAAGCGGGGCGTTCAAGTCGAATTGGCACTATCCAGACTGAAAACCGTCTCGCCCCATCTCCGGATTTGGGGGATCTCCGCGACGATCGGCAATCTGGATCAGGCGATGGATGTCCTGCTAGGGCCAGAAAGCGCTGCCCGACAACATGCAGTAATGGTGCGTTCGAATATCGAAAAGCGGATCAAGGTCCATAGCATCATCCCTGACGAAATGGAGACCTTTCCGTGGCGAGGGCATTTGGGCATTCACCTACTGGAAGAGGTCGTGGAAATCATCCGAAATAGCCGATCTACGTTGCTGTTCACCAATACGCGCGCGCAATGCGAAATCTGGTTCCAGAAGATTCTGGATGCCCACCCAGAATTTGCAGGCACCTTGGCGATGCATCATGGAAGCATCGAAAAGGAAATGCGGCTCTGGGTGGAGGATGCCATCCGCAATGATCAGCTTAAGGCGGTGGTATGCACGTCTAGCTTGGATCTGGGAGTGGATTTTGCACCGGTGGAAACCATCATCCAGATTGGTGGTCCCAAAGGTGTGGCGAGATTCCTCCAACGTGCGGGTCGTAGTGGGCATGCACCTGGCCGGGAAAGTGTGATTCATTTTCTCCCCACTCACGCGATCGAACTTATCGAAGCATCTGCCCTCAGAAAGGCGGCCAAAATTCAGGCGGTGGAGGATCGGGTTCCTTACCTACAGTCGATGGATGTCCTGATTCAATATCTGGTCACCTTGTCGGTTTCGGACGGATTTTTTCCGGAGGAAATCTGGCCTGAGGTCAAGTCCACCTTTTGTTTCCAGTCCATCAACAAGGCCCAATGGTTCTGGGTACTCGATTTCATCACGCGGGGAAGCCAAAGCCTACAAGCTTACGATGAGTTCCGGAAGGTGGAAATCGAAGAGGATGGGCGGTACAAAGTCCATCAGCGTGGGATTGCCGCTCGACATCGGATGCAGATCGGTACCATTGTGGGAGATGGCGCTCTGACGGTCAAATACCTCAAAGGCGGCCGAATCGGCACTATTGAGGAATGGTTCATTTCCAAGCTCAGCCCGGGAGATGTCTTCACATTCGCAGGAAAAAATCTGGAACTCCACAGCATCAAACACATGCAGGTGCTCGTGAAACGCTCCAAATCCAAAAAGGCCAAGGTCGCTACTTGGATGGGAGGCAGGATGACCTTTTCCGCCCAGATGAGTGAGATGCTGCGACAGGAGCTATATGAATTTCACGGAGATAGCCCAAGTCGTGAACTGCTGGCCCTACACCATATTTTCGAGCGGCAAATGCAGGAATCCATCGTACCGGGGCCAGATCAATTATTGATCGAGACCTTCAAAACCCGAGATGGATACCACACCTTGATTTATCCATTCGAAGGGCGATTTGTGCATGAGGCGATGGCGAGTCTGCTGGCCTATCGCGTGAGTTTGTTGATGCCGATCACCTTTTCGCTTGCCTACAACGACTATGGATTTGATCTGCTTTCGGATAAGCCTTGGGATATTCAGCAATTGCTGGACAATGAGTTGTTCACCCCGCAGCACCTCAATGAAGACCTTAACCACAGCTTGAATGCCACTGAAATGGCCAAACGCAAATTCCGCGACATTGCGGTGATCTCGGGGTTGGTGTTTTCGGGCTATCCGCATGAACGGAAACAGGGGAAACACCTCCAAAGTAGTTCTCAGCTCCTATTCAAGGTGTTTCGCGATTACGAGCCCGACAACCTCCTGTTTCAACAGGCATTCACCGAGACCTTCGAGCATCAGTTGGAAGAAGGTCGTTTGCAGCTGGCATTGGACCGGATCATGTCTCAGGAGATTGTCTGGAAGGATTGCAGGAAACCCACCCCTTTTTCATTCCCCATCATCACCGATCGGTTGCGCGAGAAGCTTTCGAGTGAGAAATTGGCGGATCGTATCAAACGGATGACGCTTTCCTTGGGCTCATGA
- a CDS encoding ATP-dependent DNA ligase has translation MERFAQLIKLLDSTNKTNLKVQALAEYFSTASDPDKVWTIAILSHRRPPRPVNTTTLREYAAQLAGIPLWLFEESYHIVGDLAETIALIVPSTGTDSPKSLTDYLQELIDLKRQSASAQQAYLVQNWSQLSYYACFVFNKLLTGGFRIGVSQKLMTRALAQATDLHEDLLAYRLMGNWDPQTISFHSLILEPHEDDHLSKPYPFFLAYALEDQPEALGDPDEWTAEYKWDGIRAQVIFRGGSCFVWSRGEELVTPKFPELAQLKEIVPEGTVIDGELLAFPDGEIGSFKALQTRLNRKSVSKSLLAKTPVILKAYDLLEWNGTDIRERTFQERREKLHELIREVNHPVLQLSEILPCANWADMAQARQQAREARSEGLMIKRKHSPYQVGRKKGDWWKWKVDPLTIDAVLTYAMRGHGRRANLFTDYTFGLWHTHDSGERELVTFAKAYSGLTDAEFRKVDAFIKKHTLERFGPVRSVEPQLVFEIAFEGISRSKRHKSGVAVRFPRISRWRTDKTIHEANSLEDLKSLIP, from the coding sequence ATGGAGCGATTTGCCCAACTCATCAAGCTGCTGGACAGCACCAATAAGACGAATCTGAAAGTTCAGGCCTTGGCGGAGTATTTCTCGACTGCGTCTGATCCGGACAAGGTGTGGACCATTGCCATCTTGTCCCACCGCCGCCCGCCTCGGCCTGTTAATACCACGACGCTACGAGAATATGCTGCTCAACTCGCGGGAATTCCCCTTTGGCTGTTTGAGGAAAGCTACCACATTGTAGGGGATTTGGCCGAAACGATTGCGCTCATCGTGCCTTCCACGGGCACGGATTCGCCTAAATCCCTCACCGATTATCTCCAAGAACTGATCGATCTCAAGCGACAATCAGCTTCAGCACAACAAGCCTATCTGGTGCAGAATTGGTCCCAATTGTCTTATTACGCTTGTTTCGTCTTCAATAAGCTATTGACGGGCGGCTTCCGGATTGGGGTAAGCCAGAAGTTGATGACCCGCGCCTTGGCCCAAGCCACCGACCTGCATGAAGATCTATTGGCCTACCGGCTCATGGGCAATTGGGACCCGCAGACGATTTCTTTCCATTCCTTGATCCTCGAACCCCATGAAGACGACCACCTTTCCAAACCCTATCCCTTTTTCTTGGCATACGCATTGGAAGACCAGCCAGAAGCCCTTGGAGATCCGGATGAATGGACGGCTGAGTACAAATGGGATGGCATTCGGGCGCAAGTAATCTTTCGAGGAGGGAGCTGTTTTGTCTGGTCCCGTGGGGAGGAATTGGTCACGCCCAAGTTTCCCGAGTTGGCGCAGTTGAAGGAAATTGTGCCCGAGGGGACGGTGATTGATGGGGAGTTGTTGGCTTTTCCAGATGGAGAAATCGGTTCTTTCAAAGCACTTCAGACCCGTCTCAATCGCAAGTCGGTGAGCAAATCACTCCTTGCGAAGACGCCTGTTATCCTGAAAGCCTACGATCTGCTGGAATGGAATGGCACTGATATTCGGGAAAGGACCTTTCAGGAACGTAGGGAAAAGCTCCACGAACTGATCCGCGAGGTCAATCATCCAGTGCTGCAACTATCTGAGATTTTGCCTTGTGCCAATTGGGCAGACATGGCTCAAGCGCGTCAGCAAGCCCGGGAGGCTCGGAGCGAAGGACTGATGATCAAGCGGAAACATTCTCCCTATCAGGTGGGGCGCAAAAAAGGCGATTGGTGGAAATGGAAGGTCGACCCTTTGACAATCGATGCGGTGCTGACGTATGCGATGCGCGGCCACGGAAGAAGGGCCAATCTATTCACCGACTACACCTTCGGACTTTGGCATACCCATGATTCGGGAGAGCGGGAACTGGTTACTTTTGCCAAGGCATATTCAGGACTTACTGACGCCGAGTTCCGCAAGGTGGACGCATTTATCAAAAAGCACACCCTGGAACGATTTGGGCCTGTCAGGAGTGTAGAGCCACAATTGGTTTTTGAAATTGCCTTCGAAGGCATCTCCCGATCCAAACGGCACAAGAGTGGGGTGGCGGTGAGATTTCCACGGATTTCACGTTGGCGTACCGACAAAACCATTCACGAGGCCAATTCGCTGGAAGATCTCAAATCACTCATTCCATGA
- a CDS encoding ligase-associated DNA damage response exonuclease codes for MPHHKPLLQFTPQGIYCAQADVHLDPWKPVKRALITHGHSDHARWGHEHYLTHHRNAPIIRHRLGDIQVQEVAWGDPILINGVKFSFHPAGHIIGSSQIRVEYRGEIWVFTGDYKREDDGLATPYEPIRCHTLITECTFGLPAFKWIPQREVFEEIHQWWRENKDSGKTSVLFGYTLGKTQRLLKHLDQSIGKIYTHGAVENMNEVLRHYVDLPETTRITKDTLKSELIGSLVLAPPSTHGSAWIRKMVPFVTASASGWMAFRGARRRRAIDRGFVMSDHCDWPSLLDCIRETGATKVICTHGYTDIFSRYLRELGYDARTESTQYEGEQGELDPKIASESDVNDDTEFPQTA; via the coding sequence GTGCCTCATCATAAGCCGCTTTTACAGTTTACGCCTCAAGGAATTTACTGCGCCCAAGCAGATGTCCACCTAGATCCCTGGAAGCCAGTCAAGCGGGCGCTGATTACGCATGGGCACTCAGACCATGCACGGTGGGGCCATGAACACTACCTGACCCATCACCGAAATGCTCCCATTATCCGCCATCGGCTTGGAGACATTCAGGTGCAGGAAGTGGCATGGGGAGATCCCATCCTGATCAATGGTGTCAAATTTTCCTTCCATCCCGCTGGGCATATTATCGGCTCCTCTCAAATCCGGGTGGAATACCGAGGGGAAATCTGGGTGTTCACAGGGGACTACAAACGGGAGGATGATGGGTTAGCCACTCCCTATGAGCCTATTCGATGTCACACCCTCATCACAGAATGTACCTTTGGACTGCCAGCTTTCAAATGGATTCCCCAGCGAGAAGTCTTTGAGGAAATCCATCAATGGTGGCGGGAAAACAAGGATTCCGGCAAAACCTCCGTCCTATTTGGCTATACCCTTGGTAAAACTCAACGATTACTCAAGCACCTCGATCAAAGCATCGGCAAAATCTACACGCATGGAGCAGTGGAGAATATGAATGAGGTGCTCCGCCATTATGTGGATTTACCTGAGACCACTCGCATTACCAAGGATACCCTCAAGTCGGAACTCATTGGCAGCTTGGTATTGGCACCTCCCAGTACACATGGCAGTGCTTGGATCAGAAAAATGGTTCCGTTCGTGACTGCCAGTGCAAGTGGCTGGATGGCCTTTCGGGGCGCAAGACGGAGAAGGGCCATAGATCGGGGATTTGTCATGTCGGATCACTGCGACTGGCCTTCTCTGCTGGATTGCATTCGCGAAACGGGGGCAACCAAGGTGATCTGCACACATGGGTATACCGATATTTTTAGCCGCTATCTCCGTGAACTGGGCTATGACGCGAGGACAGAAAGTACGCAATACGAGGGTGAGCAAGGGGAATTGGACCCGAAAATAGCAAGCGAATCGGATGTGAACGACGATACAGAATTCCCCCAAACGGCCTGA
- the eat gene encoding ethanolamine permease, with protein MNEPAKLKRTLGPWMLWGLGVGYVISGMYFGWNLGLPKGGTGGMALATAVITLMYVAFTFSYTELACAIPKAGGAFDYATQALGPNWGFLAGMAQNVEFIFAPPAIAYAIGAYFSLFFQDIPALWIAIPAYLIFTGLNMYGVKAAASFELLITILAVGELLIFAGATLPSFEMANLTHNAWPNGISGAFAAIPFAIWFYLAIEGVANVAEETVNPQRNILIGFGSAILTLVILCVLTFTSSVGVGGWEAVVYDVPGGPESDSPLPLALKQVVGESNWLFHLLITIGLFGLVASFHGIILAAGRASYEFGKMGFAFKFLGNIHPTRKTPVNALLFNMVVGIISLFTQKTGEIITLAVFGALTLYIISMVSVLVLRRNQPNLERPFKVPLYPLSPIVALVIASISWIALMWYNLELGGIFLAIMGISFIAYRIFLYPNRKELIQH; from the coding sequence ATGAACGAACCTGCTAAACTCAAACGCACGCTAGGCCCTTGGATGCTATGGGGACTGGGCGTAGGCTATGTCATTTCGGGCATGTACTTCGGCTGGAACTTGGGTCTACCCAAAGGCGGTACAGGCGGAATGGCGCTGGCTACTGCCGTTATCACCCTGATGTATGTGGCATTCACTTTCAGCTATACCGAGCTTGCGTGTGCCATTCCCAAAGCAGGAGGCGCCTTTGACTACGCGACTCAAGCGCTAGGTCCCAACTGGGGATTTCTGGCAGGAATGGCCCAAAATGTCGAATTCATTTTTGCGCCCCCGGCGATTGCCTATGCGATTGGGGCTTACTTCAGTCTATTCTTCCAAGACATTCCCGCCCTTTGGATTGCCATCCCGGCATATCTGATATTCACAGGATTGAACATGTATGGGGTCAAGGCAGCCGCCAGCTTCGAATTGCTGATCACGATATTGGCCGTCGGAGAATTGCTGATTTTTGCGGGAGCTACCTTGCCTTCCTTCGAAATGGCCAATCTCACCCACAATGCTTGGCCCAACGGAATATCGGGAGCATTCGCAGCGATTCCGTTTGCGATCTGGTTTTACCTAGCGATCGAGGGAGTCGCCAATGTCGCAGAAGAAACCGTCAATCCACAGCGAAATATCCTCATAGGATTTGGTTCCGCCATCCTCACCTTGGTCATTCTGTGTGTACTGACCTTCACTTCTTCTGTGGGAGTGGGAGGCTGGGAAGCCGTCGTGTACGATGTACCGGGGGGACCTGAGTCTGATTCTCCACTTCCTTTGGCACTCAAGCAGGTGGTCGGCGAGTCCAATTGGCTATTTCATTTGTTGATCACCATCGGTCTATTTGGCTTGGTAGCATCCTTTCACGGCATCATCTTGGCCGCTGGACGTGCGAGCTACGAATTCGGCAAAATGGGTTTCGCGTTCAAATTTCTGGGGAATATCCACCCTACACGCAAGACTCCTGTCAATGCTTTGCTATTCAATATGGTCGTCGGAATCATCTCCCTATTCACCCAAAAGACGGGGGAAATCATCACCTTGGCAGTATTCGGTGCACTCACGCTCTACATCATCTCCATGGTTTCGGTGCTGGTCTTGCGGAGAAATCAGCCCAACCTGGAAAGACCATTCAAAGTTCCGCTCTATCCGCTCTCCCCAATCGTCGCATTGGTGATTGCTTCTATTTCATGGATTGCACTCATGTGGTACAACCTTGAGTTGGGGGGAATCTTCTTGGCGATCATGGGAATCTCCTTTATTGCCTATCGAATCTTCCTGTATCCCAATCGTAAGGAATTAATCCAACATTAG
- a CDS encoding ArsC/Spx/MgsR family protein, with the protein MEKKIYHLSTCNTCQRIIGEIQPADDVVLQDIKSEAITPEQLDRMKDLSGSYESLFSRRAMKYRSLGLNEMELSEEEYRKYILEEYTFLKRPVMLVGDEIFVGNAKKVVAAAKAAFDAAN; encoded by the coding sequence ATGGAAAAGAAAATCTACCACTTGAGTACCTGCAATACCTGTCAGCGAATCATCGGGGAAATTCAACCAGCTGACGATGTGGTTTTGCAAGACATCAAGTCCGAAGCCATCACGCCTGAGCAATTGGACCGTATGAAAGATCTGTCAGGATCGTATGAGTCGCTTTTCTCCAGAAGAGCCATGAAATACAGATCTCTCGGACTCAATGAGATGGAACTGAGCGAAGAAGAGTATCGCAAATATATCCTCGAAGAATACACCTTCTTGAAGCGACCGGTCATGTTGGTGGGAGACGAGATCTTTGTCGGCAATGCCAAGAAGGTGGTCGCTGCTGCCAAAGCGGCATTTGATGCGGCAAACTAA
- a CDS encoding nicotinate phosphoribosyltransferase, whose amino-acid sequence MIHLNDFALMTDLYQLTMAYGYWKRGMAQRESVFHLFFRKLPFRGGYAISCGLGEICRYLDQYGFSKDHLAYLATLCGNDGEPLFEQAFLDELGSMKFECDLWAIPEGSVVFPHQPLIRIQGPLLQAQLLETALLNIINFQTLIATKAARICQAALGEPVLEFGLRRAQGINGGLAASRASYIGGCSATSHVWAGYQLGIPVKGTHAHSWVMAHDDELESFQSYADAMPNNCIFLVDTYDTIEGVANAIRVGNQLRNAGHEMVGVRLDSGDLAELSTEARRMLDEAGFEQASVVASNDLDEYRIQTLKARGAKINVWGVGTRLVTAYDQPALGGVYKLAALKDDAGVWQDKVKLSEQAIKVSNPGIQQVRRYFKDGKAAADVIYDATEAQIPGEINTFQGHTFHLDAEGSVDLLQEIYVKGNRIAELPDIHEIRSKTFSNLAQFSAEYLKLSEAESYPVGLSTSLLDRKTTLIRALKS is encoded by the coding sequence ATGATACACCTCAACGACTTCGCACTCATGACAGACCTCTACCAGTTGACCATGGCCTATGGCTACTGGAAACGTGGCATGGCCCAACGTGAGAGTGTCTTTCACCTATTTTTCAGAAAACTGCCCTTTCGTGGTGGATATGCCATCTCCTGTGGATTGGGAGAGATTTGCCGCTATCTGGATCAATATGGATTCTCTAAGGACCATTTGGCCTATCTGGCGACGCTCTGTGGAAATGATGGGGAACCCCTATTCGAGCAGGCGTTTCTGGATGAATTAGGAAGCATGAAGTTTGAATGTGACCTTTGGGCCATTCCCGAAGGCTCCGTAGTATTCCCCCATCAACCGCTTATCCGCATACAAGGCCCCCTTCTTCAGGCTCAATTGCTGGAGACTGCACTCCTCAACATCATCAATTTCCAGACCCTCATCGCCACCAAGGCAGCACGAATTTGCCAAGCGGCACTTGGTGAGCCTGTCCTTGAATTTGGGCTTCGACGTGCTCAAGGGATCAATGGGGGATTGGCAGCAAGCCGGGCATCTTATATCGGAGGATGTTCTGCCACCTCCCACGTATGGGCGGGATATCAGTTGGGAATCCCTGTGAAAGGCACGCATGCGCATAGCTGGGTGATGGCCCATGATGACGAGCTGGAATCATTCCAATCCTACGCAGACGCCATGCCCAACAACTGTATTTTTCTGGTGGACACCTACGATACCATCGAGGGGGTAGCGAATGCCATCCGCGTGGGGAATCAACTTCGCAATGCTGGTCACGAAATGGTGGGGGTCAGGTTGGATTCTGGCGATCTGGCAGAATTGAGTACGGAGGCTCGGAGAATGCTAGATGAAGCAGGGTTTGAACAGGCTTCAGTTGTGGCTAGCAATGATTTGGATGAATATCGCATTCAAACCCTCAAAGCTCGGGGAGCCAAAATCAATGTTTGGGGTGTGGGAACGAGACTCGTGACCGCGTATGATCAGCCTGCGCTCGGCGGTGTGTACAAATTGGCTGCGTTGAAAGATGATGCGGGAGTCTGGCAAGACAAGGTGAAATTGTCGGAGCAGGCCATCAAGGTGTCCAATCCCGGTATCCAGCAAGTGAGAAGGTATTTTAAGGATGGAAAAGCCGCAGCCGATGTGATCTACGATGCTACAGAGGCCCAGATCCCCGGTGAAATCAACACCTTCCAAGGCCACACCTTCCATCTGGATGCTGAAGGGTCTGTGGATTTGCTTCAAGAAATCTACGTGAAGGGAAACCGGATCGCCGAGTTGCCGGATATTCATGAGATCCGTTCGAAGACTTTCAGTAATTTGGCGCAATTTTCAGCGGAATACCTCAAATTGAGCGAAGCTGAATCATATCCAGTGGGACTGTCTACATCGCTTTTGGATCGGAAAACTACCTTGATTCGAGCCTTGAAGTCCTAA